Within the Peromyscus maniculatus bairdii isolate BWxNUB_F1_BW_parent chromosome 2, HU_Pman_BW_mat_3.1, whole genome shotgun sequence genome, the region attttgatgaggattgcattgaatctgtagattgcttttggtaagattgctatttttactatgttaatcctacctatccatgagcatgggagatctttacattttctgacatttcttcaatttatttcttcagggacttaaagttcttgccatacaggtctttcacttgcttagagttaccccaaggtattttatatcatttgtggctattgtaaagggtgatgcatCTCTGATATTTTTATCAGCTCATTTGTCATTtatgtataggagggctactgatttttttttagttaatcttgtatcctgctacatcgctgaaggtgtttataagctgtatgagttctttgatcaaatttttggggtcacttatgtatactatcatgtcatctgcaaatagcaaagcttgacttcttttccaatttgtatccccttgacctCCTTATCTTGTCTtatgctctggctagaacttcaagtactatattgaataagtatggggagagtggacagccttgtcttgttcctgatttagtgaaatcactttgagtttctctccatttaattcgATGTTGgcaattggcttgctgtaaattgcctttattatgtttaggtatgttccctgtatttttgatcgctccaagacctttatcatgaaggggtgtggattttgtcaaatgccttttctgcatctagtgtgatgatcatgtggcttttttctttcaatttgtttatatggtgtattacattgacagacttttgtatgttgaaccacccttgcatccctgggatgaagtctacttgatcatggtggataattgttttgatgtgttcttggtgtctatttgccaatattttatggagtatttttgcattgatgttcatgagggaaattggtctgtcgttctctttctttgttgcatctttgtttggcttgggaattaggataattgtagcctcatagaaggagtttggtaatgttcattctgtttcttttgtgtgggacaatttagagagtattggtattatctcttttttgaagatctggtataattctgtgctgaaaccatctggttctgggcttttcttggttgggagatttttaatgactgttctatttccttgggggttattggactatttaaatagtttatctggtcttgatttaacttaggtatgtggtacctatccagaaaattatctatttcttttagattttccagttttgttcagtacaggtttttgaagtatgacctcatggttctctggatttcctcaatgttagttgttatgtctcccttttcatttctgattttgttaatttggatgctttctctctgcttttttgtttagtttggataagggctagtctatcttgttgattttctcaaagcaccaactctttgtttcattgattctttgtattgttctattgttctattgtttctattttattgaatttacCTCTCAATTGGATTATtttctggtgtctattcctcctgggtgactttgcttcttcttgttctagggctttcaggTATGTTGTTAAATCAGTactgtgggatttctccaacttctttttttttttttttttttttttggtttttcgagacagggtttctctgtgtagcgttgcgcctttcctgggactcacttggtagcccaggctggcctcgaactcacagagatccgcctgcctcagcctcccgagtgctgggattaaaggcgtgcgccaccaccgcccggcttctccaacttctttatgtggcctttagtgctatgaattttcctcctagcactgctttcatagcatcccaTAAGTTTCGGTATGTGATAGTAAGACAGGTGAcaagggagagcacagccaggtGCAAGGAAACAACGGGGCCTCCTGGAGCGTGGAGTGCTATGACCCTGTGATTGTTGCCCTTTTACAGCAAATTagaacttctgacctccaaagcataaaaaaaatgtttcttttgtgtCAAACCATTAACTTTATAGGAATCTGTTACATCATCATTAAAGTTAATATAATGTTGTggttggagaaatggttcaggggttaagaccACGTGTTACTCTTTCATGGGGCCCAGGTCcaattctgagcacccacatggtaacttacAACTATATATAACTTCAGTTTAAAGGGctatgacatcctcttctggattctttgACCAATAGGCATGCATTtgggtgcacagacacacatggaagcaaaatacccatacacataaaattaattaggTAATTAATGtgattataaaacattttaaaaactagtaacttaaacaaagggtttatttctctAATTAAGGTGCATCTTATTGCATATTAGGAAATATCTATGTCATTATCACACCAGATGATAAAGCAACCCCATTGTGAGCTGGGGGTCTGACCTAGAATCTTGTACTCAAATGTACATCTCACTAACAATACCTAGCACTTAGGTTTACATCTCTCTGGTCTAAAAGAATCATGTAATCCCATGCTATTTTAAAAGAAGTGCTCACGCCATgtgcacagaaaatgaaaaccaaacagaTACTGGATGAAGCATGAGAATTCCAAGTAGAATTGGGGCTTCAGTCAGAATCCTGCCAAGTCCTCAGTGTCTGTGATtcagtttcctttttgtttacaTTCTTTTGTTCAAAGGCCCAGTTGAGGAGAACTGTGATCATGTCACGCTGAGCTCTAGTACATAACAATATTTGATCACAAACTAGAGAAGCCTCTGGGTTCTCATCAGGATGAGCACTAAATGATGTTTTCTGCAGGAGGAGTTACACGGAAGCTGAGGGTGATTCAGCCTGAGAAAtcagtttctgtctcttctgGAGACTCAGCCACTCTGAACTGCACTGTGACCTCCCTGCTCCCTGTGGGACCCATTCAGTGGTTCAGGGGTACAGGGCAGAGTCGGCACCTAATCTATAGTTTCACAGGAGAGCGATTCCCTAGAGTCACAAATGTTGCAGATACTACAAAGAGAAACAACCTGGACTTTTCCATCCGCATCAGTAATGTCACACCTGCTGACTCTGGAACCTACTACTGTGTGAAGATTGACAAAACAGACTTTGACAGGGAGATTTGGTCTGGGGGAAGCACAGTGCTGAATGTGCTTGGTAAGTACCACTTTGTCCTCCTCATCCCTGAGggttgcagcattgggaaggttgagaaccactggtataaaGGCTTCTGCTCCTTAAAAGTAGGTATTTCATGGGAGGGGCAAGAACAATCTAGAGACATGCTATCTTGAGTCTTTATGGATTTTGCTGcagcaaagaataaatatatgaTCTCACATATAGTAACAACTGCAGTGATATATAGAATTATAAGCAAACACTTAAGCATGGGTTTCTACcttcattttcatctttctatggtgacattttttttttagttcttatgGAAGAGGACACTGATGCTCATTAGATAAAGATCAAAATTCAAATTAATCACATGTTGGGGTGAGATGAACTTTGTCATTTGTTCTGTGTAACTTGTCCACCCATGTGCACTCTGATATTAATCCCACCAAAGATTTGGTCACTGGAATCTGGGAACTATCAAGATGGCCAGAAACTCCTGATAAATAGTGATTGGTCCATCAAACCTGTGGGGATATCAGCTATACTCGTATTtggataccttgacttcaaataACACTCATGATTTACATTACTGATTTGATGCACATTTGAGAAGGAGTCACATATGCAGCCTGTTACATGTGATAACTTCAGCACACGACATCTACACAACATGCTGCCTCCCTCTCACTACTCCACCCATACATGTGCTTTCAACCAGGGAATGTTGCTGTCTGCTCAACAGGCTCACACCTGTATTTCTTATGATTAACAGTTAGGAAATGAACCACCTTTAGCTTCTTCTGCAGAGGGTAAGCACTGTTTTCAACCTCAAATCAAGTCCAACTGAAGCCCATTTACAGATGCAGACTAGTGAGCTCTCAATGTTAAATTCAGACTTGGCACAGATGAGACCTAATAACATGTAgttaaggaaagaaagcaaacaaatatgGAAAGCACCTCTGTGATGTCATTTATTTCCTGGGTTACTATAGATGTAAATCTACAAATGTTTTCCATAGATTTGCTAGGTTTCCAGAGGAAGCCAGCAGGAGCAGAtgatagaaaatacaaaatacattgaTAATGGCCTTCCTTTGCCAAGGCTAAGAATTCTTCCTAGACTTGCTCTTCCTCCTTTACTTCCAGGAATCTTTGCTAAACTGTAGAGGCAAAAACACAAGGGATACCACAGAAGGACCAGGACAAACCTTgccccccccaaacaaaagaaggaaagaaaagaaaagaaaaagcaaatactAAAACAAGGAGGATAAACAGTTAATAAGGTCTGTGTCTGGAACACAGCTATGACCTTAGAGTAGAGCTTAGTGTGGCTGAAGCTCTAGTCTTGATCCCAAGCACCACAGTAAACAATAAGATAGTATCTAAGAAGGGTCCTCACAATGTTATGTCAACAGTGGTGGCATCACAATCACATCATTGTCTACATGCCTCTTTGTAGCTAAACCCTCTCCTCCTGTGGTCTCGGGCCCTGCAGTCAGAGTTGGTCCTGGGCAAACAGTGAGCTTCACATGCAAGTCTCATGGTTTCTTTCCTCGGAACATCACACTTAAGTGGTTCAAAGATGGAAATGAGCTCCCTCGATTCGGAACTGCTGTAGACCCCAAAGGAGAAAGTGTCTCCTACAATCTCTCCAGCACAGCCCAGGTGGTGCTGAGCCCTCAGGATGTCCACTCTCAGATCATCTGTGAGGTGGCCCATGTCACCTTGCAAGGAGGCCCTCTCCGTGGGACCGCCAACTTGTCTGACTCCATCCGAGGTAAATGACACTGAATCCCATCTCAAGCTCATAGCTGTTCAGAATGGTTTGGTCCATAGTTCCCAGCAAGCATTCATGCATACCATATGGGGGTTTAGGGGAGTCATAGACTATGGTCAGCatataaagaaaactatttatCTAAACAGAAAAAATTACAGCTGTACTGATTATGAACCATGCCCCTCATtcctgatattttcattttactgttGTTATTGCTTTCCTATTGCACATGGGAGTTGTGCTTATTGATTTCATTTATTACAACACTCACCTTGTGCATCTATGTGTTAGGAGCTGTATTTAGGGGTTCTACTCTGGCACAAATAATCATCCTCTCCCCATGTCAATATTGGAATAGGGCTGGTTCTTCCATACTTCAGCCTCTCCTCTGGGGTCTTTCTGTGCTTAGGCTCTGAAGTCTgagcttctgcttctgctgtttcAGTTTCACCCACTGTAGAGATCAGCCAGCAGCCATCAATGGTATGGAATCTGATAGGTGTCACCTGCCAGGTGCATAAGTTCTACCCTTCGAGCCTTCGCTTGACCTGGTTAGAGAATGGAAAAGTATCCCGGATAGAAGAGCCTTCTATGTTCACAGTCAACAAGGATGGAACCTACAGCTGGACCAGCTGGCTCTTGCTGAATGTATCTGCCCACGAGGAGGACATGTTACTCACCTGTCAAGTTGAGCATGATAGACAGCCAGCAGCCCTAAAAACCCACACTGTGTTGATCAGTGCACAGCAGATGGAACAAGGTATTGGCACCATGTCTGGTGAATCTCCACCCCAGCTTCTTGGCTGTTGGTAAAttggtcctcttttttttttttgaatgtcaAAGGTAGCATTTTGCTTATTGTATGAGAATCCTAATATCTACAAACAGTAGAATGTTGAAATCAGCTTTCAATGCCAACTTCTGAGGGGTCTTATACATCTCTTCATTGATGTATTGATGTTCAGAGCTATTAAATAAGGGAGACAGGAAGGCATCATCCTACCCTAGAATCCTGTCTCTTGCCTTTTTCCCTAACGTTTGTTATTTCCTCATGTTCATCTTCTTCCTTTTAAGTATCTTCCCTGTCTCTATTCCATTTTACACTTTTCCATGAATATCCGAGTTCTCACTCAAGGTTCTATGCTACTTCCTGAGTGTAATCCCAATGGGCCTCCTGAGCACCTCTAGTTTTACAGGTAGATGCTGTAGTTGGGATCAGGAGCCCATCTGACTGTGAGTGGTCATAACAGGGACCTCATTTCATCCTGATTTGTTGTAATAGACAAATATCTATGTATCCAGACCCTGACTCCATACTTAGTACAAGCAGCTTTGAatttggctgtcatctcttgcCCTTCATTGGTCATCTAATGAGTCATCAGTTTTATAGACAAGGACTCTAGGGGTGGGGAAGCAATAGGGAtgttgagttcttgccctgagaCCTTGTGATCTGGTCTAATTAATATACTAAGGTCCCTGGGAGCAAGGTCATCAAGAGTGTATAAGGCAAATTTTGCTAGTAAAGTATTTCTCCTTGACTTGTTACTATGCTGGTACTTAGGGGGAGATAAAGACCCCTTTGtatgaatttgttttattttcctctcatgAAACACCAGCTGTGGCCCTCAACTCCCATGACTTTTTACAAACTCAGGTTCCTTGTCATACAGCCTTTTTTGTGAACTTCATCTGTTGAATAAATAGTGGGTCGCCGAATTATCTGTTACATCACCATTAAAACAGTAAAGTTTAGAATATACCAGCTTCCTTAGAGTATGACTTAGGTAGATGCTGCATAATTATACCCTCTGATGGCTCTGTCATGTGTGCTCATCTACTTGCAAATGCAGTCCACAGTGGGTTCTCAGAAAAATAAggatatttttattcaaatccaATACCATAATCACATTCAATGAAATTAACTATAATTCCCAACAATATTTCAAATGGActgtattttcaaaattactttaTAAACTTTTTTGTGTGCCATAAAATTAGGTTCTTAAAAATGTATCACCTTCCACAGTTTACCCATTAACAAACAATTTTAGAACTTTTTGTCCATTTTATGTGAGTATTCAAACTTCTTCTATAGAATTTCTTAGACGATCacattgtccattttttttttttttttttttttttggttttttcgagacagggtttctctgtatagctttgcgcctttcctggaactcacttggtagcccaggctggcctcgaactcacagagatccgcctgcctctgcctcccaagtgctgggattaaaggtgtgcgccaccacagcccggccacATTGTCCTTTTTAAGTctaagtgtatatgtatatgtatgtgtgattatATAGTGATGTTCTTCTCTAGGTACTGATGTGGAAAACTTGCCATAGCTCTTTCATTTCATCAGTCTTTTTGGAAGATTTCCAATACTTTCCTCTTCCAAAAAAAACTTCTTTCAGTGATCATATctattttttcagtttccatttcattgattttctacTCTTCTCCCATTAATATTCTTACAAGAACATGTGGAAATGGCTCATGGGTCACCAAATGATATAGAGGAAATTAGGGTCCTGTCTTGGGATTCTTAGTGCCATTCATTTAAGAGTGGGTTCAAAGGATGGGAAGCTCAAAAAGAATTTAACTagagtttgaaaataaaaaatcccTTCAGCAGGCAGGCTCTAAATCTCATCAGATTCCCAGAGGTTGATAATGTAgcaaagaaagggaaaacaaaaaatcagaaacaaataaacaaatctgcCATGCTGTTCTAGCCAGCACAGAGTCCAGACACATGGTGAACAACAGGTAGGGAGGGAGCAGTAGGAAATAGTACTGCAGCCCATACATGGTACCAGAGAAATCAAGCTTGGGTTCTGGCAAGCCCTGAAAgatatggataaagaaaaaaagttgtcCCTTCTTAATCACGCCCCAGAAAGGTGAACTTCACTGTGGCTCACCTGGGAAGAACTGTACTGGGAGAAgaaatgctgggaaccaaaaggGCAGCATCTTATTAAAGGAACAATTATTCCATGACTTATGTTTAATTTGGCCGCCTAGGGCCCAAGTTGAGATTCTATTCTCTTGATGGGAAGTTTACTTAGGCTTTTGTTGATACTCTAAGGATAGTATTTGCTTCATTCTCTTTGCTCCTGGTTTAGTTTGGCCTTGTTGGTTTCCTGGAGTTGGGAGACAATTCACTTCAATGCTGGATGAAGAAGAATTACCTTTCTATGGATAATTATTGTCTGCTACTTTAAACAATTCCACCGCTACCACAAGCCCTGGGAACAATGACCATTAGTGCTGGGATCTTCAGTGCTGGACAGTTCAGTTTAAATTCCAAATTCCCTTCTTTGAGTGTATTTCCCAGACTACTTTTTCATGTCAGAATCCCACCAAAGAATTCTATCATGAAAGTGGGAAGGCAGGACTTTCTAGGATATTAACACAGATGTGAAAGAGCCTGTATAACACAGGAAGAC harbors:
- the LOC102909802 gene encoding signal-regulatory protein beta-1-like — protein: MLDLDTWPHTPHSVLLLALLLGLTGGVTRKLRVIQPEKSVSVSSGDSATLNCTVTSLLPVGPIQWFRGTGQSRHLIYSFTGERFPRVTNVADTTKRNNLDFSIRISNVTPADSGTYYCVKIDKTDFDREIWSGGSTVLNVLAKPSPPVVSGPAVRVGPGQTVSFTCKSHGFFPRNITLKWFKDGNELPRFGTAVDPKGESVSYNLSSTAQVVLSPQDVHSQIICEVAHVTLQGGPLRGTANLSDSIRVSPTVEISQQPSMVWNLIGVTCQVHKFYPSSLRLTWLENGKVSRIEEPSMFTVNKDGTYSWTSWLLLNVSAHEEDMLLTCQVEHDRQPAALKTHTVLISAQQMEQELKTSDTAEILVAVLLGPKLLLVIGALAIYMHKKQKA